Below is a window of Escherichia coli DSM 30083 = JCM 1649 = ATCC 11775 DNA.
TACTGCCAGGCACAGAAGTCACCACCACCGATGCCGTTGGCATTAGTGGCGATGACATGGAAGCATTGGCGTTCGCCTGGCTTGCCTGGCGAACGCTGGCGGGATTACCAGGAAATCTGCCTTCCGTCACTGGCGCAAGCCAGGAGACGGTACTGGGGGCTATTTTCCCCGCTAACCCGTGATATCAGAGTTAACTGAATTTTTCTTACCGCGTCTGCCGTTACACTTGGAACGTTAGGGAGGGCGTATTGCCCTCCAGACCAGGAAAGTCTTCGGGATATGTCTATGAAAAAACTGTTACTGATCTGTTTGCCGGTGCTTCTCACCGGCTGTAGCTCGTTCAATCAACTGGTTGAGCGCATGCAAACCGATACGCTTGAATACCAGTGTGATGAAAAACCGTTGACGGTCAAACTGAATAATCCGCGCCAGGAAGTCAGTTTTGTTTACGATAATCAACTGCTGCATCTCAAACAGGGCATTTCAGCATCTGGTGCACGTTACACCGACGGAATCTATGTTTTCTGGTCGAAAGGCGAGGAAGCGACTGTCTATAAACGCGATCGCATCGTCTTGAGTAACTGTCAGTTACAAAATCCGCAGCGTTGAGATTTTTCCAGGGGCGGCGCACAATAGCGTCACCCACTGACAATCCGTAAAGAAAACCATGTCTGATAACGACGAATTGCAGCAAATCGCGCATCTGCGCCGTGAATACACCAAAGGCGGGTTACGCCGCCGCGATCTACCCGCCGATCCATTAACCCTTTTTGAACGTTGGCTCTCTCAGGCTTGTGAAGCCAAACTGGCTGACCCTACCGCGATGGTGGTCGCTACCGTGGATGAACATGATCAGCCTTATCAGCGCATCGTTTTACTCAAACATTACGACGAAAAAGGCATGGTGTTTTACACCAACCTCGGCAGCCGTAAAGCACATCAAATCGAAAATAATCCGCGCGTTAGCCTGCTGTTCCCGTGGCATACCCTTGAACGCCAGGTGATGGTGATCGGTAAAGCGGAACGACTTTCGACTCTCGAAGTGATGAAATATTTTCATAGCCGCCCGCGTGATAGCCAGATTGGTGCATGGGTTTCGAAGCAGTCCAGTCGCATTTCTGCCCGCGGTATCCTTGAAAGTAAATTCCTGGAGCTGAAGCAGAAGTTTCAACAGGGCGAAGTGCCATTGCCAAGTTTTTGGGGCGGTTTTCGCGTCAGCCTTGAACAGATTGAGTTCTGGCAGGGCGGTGAGCATCGCCTGCATGACCGCTTTTTGTACCAGCGTGAAAATGATGCGTGGAAGATTGATCGTCTTGCACCCTGAAAAGATGCAAAAATCTTGCTTTAATCGCTGGTACTCCTGATTCTGGCACTTTATTCTATGTCTCTTTCGCATCTGGCGAAAAGTCGTGTACCGGCAAAGGTGCAGTCGTTATATACATGGAGATTTTGATGGCAAGCAGTAACTTGATTAAACAATTGCAAGAGCGGGGGCTGGTAGCCCAGGTGACGGACGAGGAAGCGTTAGCAGAGCGACTGGCGCAAGGCCCGATCGCGCTCTATTGCGGCTTCGATCCTACCGCTGACAGCTTGCATTTGGGGCATCTTGTTCCATTGTTATGCCTGAAACGCTTCCAGCAGGCGGGCCACAAGCCGGTTGCGCTGGTAGGCGGCGCGACGGGTCTGATTGGCGACCCGAGCTTCAAAGCTGCCGAGCGTAAGCTGAACACTGAAGAAACTGTTCAGGAGTGGGTGGACAAAATCCGCAAGCAGGTTGCCCCGTTCCTCGATTTCGACTGTGGAGAAAACTCTGCTATCGCGGCGAACAACTATGACTGGTTCGGCAATATGAATGTGCTGACCTTCCTGCGCGATATTGGCAAACACTTCTCCGTTAACCAGATGATCAACAAAGAAGCGGTTAAGCAGCGTCTCAACCGTGAAGATCAGGGGATTTCGTTCACTGAGTTTTCCTACAACCTGTTGCAGGGTTATGACTTCGCCTGTCTGAACAAACAGTACGGTGTGGTGCTGCAAATCGGTGGTTCTGACCAGTGGGGTAACATCACTTCTGGTATCGACCTGACCCGTCGTCTGCATCAGAATCAGGTGTTTGGCTTGACCGTTCCGCTGATCACCAAAGCAGACGGCACCAAATTTGGTAAAACTGAAGGCGGCGCAGTCTGGTTGGATCCGAAGAAAACCAGCCCGTACAAATTCTACCAGTTCTGGATCAACACTGCGGATGCCGACGTTTACCGCTTCCTGAAGTTCTTCACCTTCATGAGCATTGAAGAGATCAACGCCCTGGAAGAAGAAGATAAAAACAGCGGTAAAGCACCGCGCGCCCAGTATGTGCTTGCAGAACAGGTGACACGTCTGGTGCATGGTGAAGACGGTTTGCAGGCGGCAAAACGTATTACCGAATGCCTGTTCAGCGGTTCCTTGAGTGCGCTGAGTGAAGCGGACTTCGAACAGCTGGCGCAGGACGGCGTACCGATGGTTGAGATGGAAAAGGGCGCAGACCTGATGCAGGCGCTGGTCGATTCTGAACTGCAACCTTCCCGTGGTCAGGCGCGTAAAACTATCGCCTCCAATGCCATCACCATTAACGGTGAAAAACAGTCCGATCCTGAATACTTCTTTAAAGAAGAAGATCGTCTGTTTGGTCGTTTTACCTTACTGCGTCGCGGCAAAAAGAATTACTGTCTGATTTGCTGGAAATAATGCATTAAGTGGAAAGGGGGAGTGAGAAATCACTCCCCCTGGTTTTTATACAGGGAACATGATGAAAAATATTCTCGCTATCCAGTCTCACGTTGTTTATGGTCATGCGGGTAACAGTGCGGCAGAGTTTCCGATGCGCCGCCTGGGCGCGAACGTCTGGCCGCTGAACACCGTTCAATTTTCTAATCACACCCAATACGGCAAATGGACTGGCTGTGTGATGCCACCCAGCCATTTAACCGAAATTGTGCAAGGCATTGCCGCCATTGATAAATTACACACCTGTGATGCCGTATTAAGTGGCTATCTGGGATCGGCGGAGCAGGGTGAACATATCCTCGGTATCGTTCGTCAGGTGAAAGCAGCGAATCCACAGGCGAAATATTTTTGCGATCCGGTAATGGGTCATCCGGAAAAAGGCTGTATCGTTGCACCGGGTGTCGCAGAGTTTCATGTGCGGCACGGTTTGCCTGCCAGCGATATCATTGCGCCGAATCTGGTTGAGCTGGAAATACTCTGTGAGCATCCGGTAAATAACGTCGAAGAAGCGGTTCTGGCAGCGCGCGAACTCATTGCGCAAGGACCACAAATTGTGTTGGTTAAACACCTGGCGCGAGCTGGCTACAGCCGTGACCGTTTTGAAATGCTGCTAGTCACCGCCGATGAAGCCTGGCATATCAGCCGTCCGCTGGTGGATTTTGGTATGCGCCAGCCGGTAGGTGTTGGTGATGTGACGAGCGGCTTACTGCTGGTGAAACTGCTTCAGGGGGCAACGCTGCAGGAGGCCCTGGAACATGTGACCGCTGCAGTATACGAAATCATGGTGACCACAAAAGCAATGCAGGAATATGAGCTGCAAGTGGTTGCTGCTCAGGATCGTATTGCCAATCCAGAACATTATTTCAGCGCAACAAAGCTCTGAAATATCTCATTTCGGCCCACAACGACCTGTGGGCCGATGGCTATTACTTTAAGCCTTCCGCTGACAGCGCGTCTTGTACTTCCGGACGTTCAGCCATACGTTGCATAAATGCCGCAATGTGCTCTAACCCTTCCAGATTCAGTTTCACCGCGTATGCCCAGCGCAGAACCGTAAACAGATAGGCATCAGCAATTGTAAATCGTTGCCCGCAGATCCAATGCTCATCCTTCAGTGCCTCGTTCACATATTGCAGCTTCTTCTCCAGCTGCGCGCGAACTGTCGATTTGTACTCTTCCGGTGTATCAGGGCGAAACAGAGGTGTGAAACCTTTATGCAGCTCGGTGGCGATGTAATTCAGCCATTCGATGGTTTTATAGCGGGAAATACTGTTTACCGGTGCCAGCAACTGGCGGTCGGGGACGCTGTCGGCAAGATACTGCATAATCGCTACGCCTTCCGTCAGCAAAGTACCATCGTCCAGCAGCAATGCAGGTACTTGTCCCTTAGGGTTAACGGCAAAGTAATTGTCACCGTTTTCGAGACGTTTTTTCATTAAATCCACACTGACGAGCGTAAAATCCTTTCCGCTCTCACGCAGGGTGATATGGGAAGCGAGAGAGCAGGCGCCCGGTTTGTAGAACAATTTCATCGGTAACTCCTTTTGTCTGTGGTTTAAAGTATGGTAGTGCGTTGCTGAACAAAAAAAAGCCGCTAACGAAAAGTTAGCGGCTTGTAAAAGAGTTTCCCTGAATTTTACGCTACGGCTGCTTTCGCCGCTTTGTCTGCAGCGTCATCCTGCGTCATGCGGTGCAGTTTCGGCGCGGTAAACAGCATCAGTACTGCAATAACGGCAGTAGCGACACCAATCTGCAAGAATACGCGACCATAGACTTCCAGTGACATCAGCGGATCGGTAACGTTATCCGGCACAGCCATCATACCTGCAACATAACCACCAATCAGGTTTGCACCGGCAGTGGTCAGGAACCAGCTACCCATAATGAAGCCCATCAGACGCTGCGGAACGAGTTGTGCAACCATTGCCAGACCCAGGCCAGAGATCATCAGTTCCCCGATACTCTGCAGGCCATAGCTCGCGACCAGCCAGCTTACAGACACGATACCAGCGTCAGACGCGAATTTCGCACCCAGCGGCAGAATCAGGAACGCACCAGAACACATCACCATGCCGATAGCAAACTTGGTTGGCATTGGCAGGGTATCGCCCATCTTGTTATAGATAGCGGCCAGAATCGGGCTACCAATGATGATCCAGAACGGGTTCAGTGCCTGATACTGCTCAGGTTCTACGGCCAGGCCCAGAATGGTGTGTTCAACGTTACGAATCGCAAAGAAGTTCAGTGACGTTGGCATCTGGCTATAAAGCACGAAGAAGATAATGGCTTCGAGCATCAGGATGAAGGCAACGATCATTTTACGACGCGCAGCACCTTTCATCGCGAAGGCTTCTTTACCGAAGATAACCACGATACCGAAGGCAACAACGCCCAGCGCCATACGCGCAACTTCCTGATTGTGCAGCAGCCAGGTGGCGATAGCGATCAGTGCCACAACACCAATAATGGTCAGCAGCAGGTTACGGTAGTTGATAGGCTCGAAGTCTGGTTTTGAACCGTACTGTTTAACCCAACGTTGGCAGAAGGCGAAGTTAACGATAGTGATCAGCAGGCCTACAACGCTCAACGCAAACGCAACACTCCAGCCGTATTTCGCGGCCAGCCACGGCGTAGCAATCATAGAGAAGAAAGAGCCGATGTTGACGGACATGTAGTACATGGTGAATGCACCGTCCAGACGCGGGTCGTTTTTCTCATAGCATGTAGAAAGCAGAGAAGACGGGTTAGCTTTAAACAGGCCGTTACCGACCGCAATAGCCGCCATACCCATATAAACGATACCGGCGTCGTGACCAGACCAGGCAACCAGAGCATAACCAATCGCCAGCACAATAGCGCCGAGCATAATTACGCGTTTAGTACCCAGTACCTTGTCACCTAACCAGCCGCCGATAGCGACCAGACCATAAACCAGGGCACTAAAGGAAGAGAAAAGGGTGATTGAATCCGCTTCAGACATACCCAGTTGTTTAACCAGGTAAACAGCCATAATTCCTTGTAGGCCGTAATAACCAAAACGTTCCCATAACTCAATCGAGAAGATGAGATAGAACGCCTTCGGTTGTTTAAAAGCGTTCAAACTGACGCTTTCAGTTGGTTTTTGGTTTGCAGTGGACACTTTTACCTCTTTTTTTACATCCCATATTAACGGGGGTGCTTTCTCGCGTTATGTCTAAAAAACATACGCGCAATTGTTATAGTGGGAGGGGAAACGGCAGGTAATGTTCACTATCTTGCACTTTCAGACAAGTCCTTTGTAATAATCTGTTACATATAACTGAGGCGGGGAATTCAACCATTCCGGGAAATGTTATCCAGCGTTAAATTTTTCAAAAAACGTAACGGCAGATTTTTTCACTACCCTGAGAGGGTGATGATGGCTTAATGGCGATATGTTCTACTATTTGGCGTTTTTCCTAGTGAGATAGTCCAGTTTCTGAAAAATAGCCAGTGTAATGTTTTGTAGGTCAATATTTGTTGCGTGTGTAAATTTAAATGATTTTAACCTGATTCTTGCAATGTTTTTACATTGCCACAGCATCGTGATCTTGATCACGAATGAATAGAAAATTTCGCTATTAAAAAAACAATTAACCTGCATTTTTGGTTATCTGCAAACGGATTACCTGATGATAACGCTAAGCAATGGCATCATTGACGTTAAAAAGATGTTTTAAAAGAGGATAAAGAAAGGTTATGAATGGGGTAATCGGTGTTACCCCTGATCTTTAGATGTCAACTTTCTCTTTGTATTCACAAAGATCTTCAATAATACAAGAGCCACAGCGAGGCTTGCGGGCAATGCAGGTATAACGCCCGTGCAGAATCAACCAATGGTGGCAGTCGACTTTAAACTCTGCCGGAACCACTTTCAGTAGCTTTTCTTCTACCTGTTCGACGTTTTTCCCCGGCGCAAATTGAGTACGATTGCAAACGCGGAAAATGTGCGTGTCGACAGCAATAGTCGGCCAGCCGAATGCAGTGTTTAATACGACGTTGGCTGTTTTACGACCTACGCCAGGCAGGGCTTCAAGCGCAGCACGATCTTCCGGAACCTCGCCATTATGTTGTTCCAGTAATATACGGCAGGTTTTGATGATATTTTCTGCTTTGCTGTTATAAAGGCCAATCGTTTTGATATAGGTTTTCACCCCTTCAACGCCCAGTTCAAGCATCGCTGCAGGCGTATTAGCCACCGGGTAGAGTTTCGCCGTCGCCTTATTAACACTGACATCGGTCGCCTGAGCGGAAAGCAGTACGGCAATCAGCAATTCAAAAGGCGAACTGAAATTAAGCTCGGTGGTGGGATGAGGATTGTTCTCACGCAGGCGAGTGAGGATCTCCAGGCGTTTTGCTTTGTTCATCAGACATTCCCTGTTTCACCGTTTGGCAATGCACGTTCGGCAACTGCTTCAGTACGGCGCTTTTTCATTTTTTCATCAATCAGGTATTTTCCTGCCAGCATCAGTCCCAGGCCAATAAATGCACCTGGTGGCAGCATCGCCAGCAGGAAAGGGGAGTCGGTGCGGAAAATCTCCACGCGTAATACTTTCGCCCAGCTACCTAACAGCGCATCTGCACCGTCAAACAACGTGCCATTGCCGATAATTTCGCGTAGTGAACCCAGCACGAACATGGCGCAGGTTGCGCCCATACCAATTGAAAAGCCGTCCAGTGCCGAAAGCGCCGGACCTTTTTTGGCGGCGAAGGCTTCAGCGCGGCCCACAACGATACAGTTAGTGACAATCAGCGGAATAAAAATCCCTAATGATTGATACAGGCCAAAGGCGTAGGCGTTGATCAGCATCTGTACAGCGCTGACCACCGAGGCGATGATCATCACGTAAATGGGAATGCGGATCTCGGCGGGCGTCCAGTGACGCAGCGTCGAAATGGTCAGGTTGGTTAGCGTCAGTACCAGCGTAGTCGCAAGTCCTAAACCCAGAGCGTTAGTGGCAGTGGACGTGACCGCCAACAGCGGACAAAGGCCGAGCAACTGGACCAGCGCAGAGTTGTTTTTCCACAACCCCTGAACAATAACGTCTTTAATTTCGCTCACGTTTTATTCTCCACAGGCAGGAAGTTGAGAAAGTTGTGCCGGTAACGTCTGAGCGTACAATCCGGCGCGTTTTACCGCATTAACCACCGCGCGGGGAGTAATCGTCGCGCCGGTGAACTGGTCGAAATCACCACCATCTTTCTTCACCGCCCAGTTCGCATCATCCGCACCACTGATTTTTTTACCCGCAAAATGGGTGATCCAGTCAGAAAGGCGCAGTTCGATTTTATCGCCAAGCCCTGGCGTTTCGTGGTGCTCAGTCACGCGCGTGCCAAGTACCGTGCCGTTAAAATCGGCTCCCACCAGCAGCTGAATCGCACCGGAATAGCCATCTGGCGCGGTTGCTTCCAGAACGGCAGCTACCGGTTTGTCATCCTGTTTGGCGATGTAAACCCGATGCTCACCTTTACCTAACTCTGGCGCAGTTACCAGATAGCAACTCTGTGCCAGCGCATTGTTATAGCGTTCAGCTGGCAGCACCTGATCAAATAACGCCTTTTGTTGCAGACTGGCCTGTTCAGCAATTGTCGTTTTGGTCATCTGGTTGATGGCCGCAGTTAACCCTGTTGAACCCGCTGCAAAGAGCGCCAACGTAATGCCGTGTTTTCGGATAGTTTTCAGCATGGTTTACCCTTTGCGATGGCCGTAGACGCGCGGACGCG
It encodes the following:
- the mliC gene encoding C-type lysozyme inhibitor; translation: MSMKKLLLICLPVLLTGCSSFNQLVERMQTDTLEYQCDEKPLTVKLNNPRQEVSFVYDNQLLHLKQGISASGARYTDGIYVFWSKGEEATVYKRDRIVLSNCQLQNPQR
- the pdxH gene encoding pyridoxamine 5'-phosphate oxidase; this encodes MSDNDELQQIAHLRREYTKGGLRRRDLPADPLTLFERWLSQACEAKLADPTAMVVATVDEHDQPYQRIVLLKHYDEKGMVFYTNLGSRKAHQIENNPRVSLLFPWHTLERQVMVIGKAERLSTLEVMKYFHSRPRDSQIGAWVSKQSSRISARGILESKFLELKQKFQQGEVPLPSFWGGFRVSLEQIEFWQGGEHRLHDRFLYQRENDAWKIDRLAP
- the tyrS gene encoding tyrosine--tRNA ligase, which codes for MASSNLIKQLQERGLVAQVTDEEALAERLAQGPIALYCGFDPTADSLHLGHLVPLLCLKRFQQAGHKPVALVGGATGLIGDPSFKAAERKLNTEETVQEWVDKIRKQVAPFLDFDCGENSAIAANNYDWFGNMNVLTFLRDIGKHFSVNQMINKEAVKQRLNREDQGISFTEFSYNLLQGYDFACLNKQYGVVLQIGGSDQWGNITSGIDLTRRLHQNQVFGLTVPLITKADGTKFGKTEGGAVWLDPKKTSPYKFYQFWINTADADVYRFLKFFTFMSIEEINALEEEDKNSGKAPRAQYVLAEQVTRLVHGEDGLQAAKRITECLFSGSLSALSEADFEQLAQDGVPMVEMEKGADLMQALVDSELQPSRGQARKTIASNAITINGEKQSDPEYFFKEEDRLFGRFTLLRRGKKNYCLICWK
- the pdxY gene encoding pyridoxal kinase PdxY — encoded protein: MKNILAIQSHVVYGHAGNSAAEFPMRRLGANVWPLNTVQFSNHTQYGKWTGCVMPPSHLTEIVQGIAAIDKLHTCDAVLSGYLGSAEQGEHILGIVRQVKAANPQAKYFCDPVMGHPEKGCIVAPGVAEFHVRHGLPASDIIAPNLVELEILCEHPVNNVEEAVLAARELIAQGPQIVLVKHLARAGYSRDRFEMLLVTADEAWHISRPLVDFGMRQPVGVGDVTSGLLLVKLLQGATLQEALEHVTAAVYEIMVTTKAMQEYELQVVAAQDRIANPEHYFSATKL
- the gstA gene encoding glutathione transferase GstA, whose translation is MKLFYKPGACSLASHITLRESGKDFTLVSVDLMKKRLENGDNYFAVNPKGQVPALLLDDGTLLTEGVAIMQYLADSVPDRQLLAPVNSISRYKTIEWLNYIATELHKGFTPLFRPDTPEEYKSTVRAQLEKKLQYVNEALKDEHWICGQRFTIADAYLFTVLRWAYAVKLNLEGLEHIAAFMQRMAERPEVQDALSAEGLK
- the dtpA gene encoding dipeptide/tripeptide permease DtpA, with protein sequence MSTANQKPTESVSLNAFKQPKAFYLIFSIELWERFGYYGLQGIMAVYLVKQLGMSEADSITLFSSFSALVYGLVAIGGWLGDKVLGTKRVIMLGAIVLAIGYALVAWSGHDAGIVYMGMAAIAVGNGLFKANPSSLLSTCYEKNDPRLDGAFTMYYMSVNIGSFFSMIATPWLAAKYGWSVAFALSVVGLLITIVNFAFCQRWVKQYGSKPDFEPINYRNLLLTIIGVVALIAIATWLLHNQEVARMALGVVAFGIVVIFGKEAFAMKGAARRKMIVAFILMLEAIIFFVLYSQMPTSLNFFAIRNVEHTILGLAVEPEQYQALNPFWIIIGSPILAAIYNKMGDTLPMPTKFAIGMVMCSGAFLILPLGAKFASDAGIVSVSWLVASYGLQSIGELMISGLGLAMVAQLVPQRLMGFIMGSWFLTTAGANLIGGYVAGMMAVPDNVTDPLMSLEVYGRVFLQIGVATAVIAVLMLFTAPKLHRMTQDDAADKAAKAAVA
- the nth gene encoding endonuclease III yields the protein MNKAKRLEILTRLRENNPHPTTELNFSSPFELLIAVLLSAQATDVSVNKATAKLYPVANTPAAMLELGVEGVKTYIKTIGLYNSKAENIIKTCRILLEQHNGEVPEDRAALEALPGVGRKTANVVLNTAFGWPTIAVDTHIFRVCNRTQFAPGKNVEQVEEKLLKVVPAEFKVDCHHWLILHGRYTCIARKPRCGSCIIEDLCEYKEKVDI
- the rsxE gene encoding electron transport complex subunit RsxE, giving the protein MSEIKDVIVQGLWKNNSALVQLLGLCPLLAVTSTATNALGLGLATTLVLTLTNLTISTLRHWTPAEIRIPIYVMIIASVVSAVQMLINAYAFGLYQSLGIFIPLIVTNCIVVGRAEAFAAKKGPALSALDGFSIGMGATCAMFVLGSLREIIGNGTLFDGADALLGSWAKVLRVEIFRTDSPFLLAMLPPGAFIGLGLMLAGKYLIDEKMKKRRTEAVAERALPNGETGNV
- the rsxG gene encoding electron transport complex subunit RsxG is translated as MLKTIRKHGITLALFAAGSTGLTAAINQMTKTTIAEQASLQQKALFDQVLPAERYNNALAQSCYLVTAPELGKGEHRVYIAKQDDKPVAAVLEATAPDGYSGAIQLLVGADFNGTVLGTRVTEHHETPGLGDKIELRLSDWITHFAGKKISGADDANWAVKKDGGDFDQFTGATITPRAVVNAVKRAGLYAQTLPAQLSQLPACGE